A region from the Prionailurus viverrinus isolate Anna chromosome E2, UM_Priviv_1.0, whole genome shotgun sequence genome encodes:
- the BBC3 gene encoding bcl-2-binding component 3 isoform X1: MPPPPPPPGLPGWAPGSAMARARQEGSSPEPVEGLARDGPRPFPLSRLVPSAVSCGLCEPGLPAAPAAPALLPAAYLCAPTAPPAVTAALGGPRWPGGPRSRPRGPRPDGPQPSLSPAEQHLESPVPSAPGALAGGPTQAAPGVRGEEEQWAREIGAQLRRMADDLNALYERRRQEEQQRHRPSPWRVLYNLIMGLLPLPRARGAPEMEPN, encoded by the exons atgccccccccccccccccccccgggactcCCAGGCTGG GCCCCAGGGAGCGCCATGGCCCGAGCACGCCAGGAGGGCAGCTCCCCGGAGCCCGTAGAGGGCCTGGCCCGCGACGGCCCGCGCCCTTTTCCCCTCAGCCGCCTGGTGCCCTCGGCCGTGTCCTGCGGCCTCTGCGAGCCCGGCctgcccgccgcccccgccgcccccgccctgcTGCCCGCCGCCTACCTCTgcgcccccaccgccccgcccgcCGTCACCGCCGCCCTGGGGGGCCCCCGCTGGCCTGGGGGTCCCCGCAGCCGGCCCCGAGGTCCGCGCCCCGACG GTCCTCAGCCCTCACTCTCGCCGGCAGAGCAGCACCTGGAATCGCCGGTGCCCAGCGCCCCGGGGGCCCTGGCGGGCGgccccacccaggcagccccgGGAGTccggggggaggaggagcagtgGGCCCGGGAGATCGGGGCCCAGCTGCGGCGGATGGCGGACGACCTCAACGCGCTGTACGAGCGGCGG agACAAGAGGAGCAGCAGCGACACCGCCCCTCACCCTGGAGGGTCCTGTACAATCTCATCATGGGACTCCTGCCCTTACCCAGGGCCCGCGGGGCCCCGGAGATGGAGCCCAATTAG
- the BBC3 gene encoding bcl-2-binding component 3 isoform X2, whose translation MARARQEGSSPEPVEGLARDGPRPFPLSRLVPSAVSCGLCEPGLPAAPAAPALLPAAYLCAPTAPPAVTAALGGPRWPGGPRSRPRGPRPDGPQPSLSPAEQHLESPVPSAPGALAGGPTQAAPGVRGEEEQWAREIGAQLRRMADDLNALYERRRQEEQQRHRPSPWRVLYNLIMGLLPLPRARGAPEMEPN comes from the exons ATGGCCCGAGCACGCCAGGAGGGCAGCTCCCCGGAGCCCGTAGAGGGCCTGGCCCGCGACGGCCCGCGCCCTTTTCCCCTCAGCCGCCTGGTGCCCTCGGCCGTGTCCTGCGGCCTCTGCGAGCCCGGCctgcccgccgcccccgccgcccccgccctgcTGCCCGCCGCCTACCTCTgcgcccccaccgccccgcccgcCGTCACCGCCGCCCTGGGGGGCCCCCGCTGGCCTGGGGGTCCCCGCAGCCGGCCCCGAGGTCCGCGCCCCGACG GTCCTCAGCCCTCACTCTCGCCGGCAGAGCAGCACCTGGAATCGCCGGTGCCCAGCGCCCCGGGGGCCCTGGCGGGCGgccccacccaggcagccccgGGAGTccggggggaggaggagcagtgGGCCCGGGAGATCGGGGCCCAGCTGCGGCGGATGGCGGACGACCTCAACGCGCTGTACGAGCGGCGG agACAAGAGGAGCAGCAGCGACACCGCCCCTCACCCTGGAGGGTCCTGTACAATCTCATCATGGGACTCCTGCCCTTACCCAGGGCCCGCGGGGCCCCGGAGATGGAGCCCAATTAG